A stretch of Lathyrus oleraceus cultivar Zhongwan6 chromosome 6, CAAS_Psat_ZW6_1.0, whole genome shotgun sequence DNA encodes these proteins:
- the LOC127096078 gene encoding uncharacterized protein LOC127096078, with amino-acid sequence MPHKLKDPGSFSIPCVIGKFVIDKALYNLGASVSLMPLSICERLKLGEVRPMRMSLQLADRSVKFLVCMLENVPVRIGQFYIPIDFIIMDIKEDSNIPIILGSPFLATAGAIIDVKKGKITFEFGEEKVEFILSHFLKAPTIEDSCCFLDVIDECIREMEMEQSNYTEVLRIPTTPISEEENLHEPYVDNSLRECLALTPNLLPFLKKPNVELKTLPKDLRNELLDTELERPVIINTNLGQIEIEKLLHVLRKYPTTLGYNISDIKGISPYVCMHHIMLEECCKTA; translated from the coding sequence ATGCCTCATAAGCTAAAAGATCCAGGTAGTTTTTCCATACCTTGCGTAATCGGAAagtttgtcatagacaaagctctataCAACTTAGGAGCTAGTGTTAGTTTAATGCCCTTATCCATATGTGAAAGACTCAAATTAGGAGAAGTAAGACCGATGAGAATGTCTCTTCAACTAGCTGACCGTTCTGTTAAATTTCTAGTATGTATGCTAGAGAATGTTCCCGTTCGTATAGGTCAATTTTATATTCCCATCGACTTTATAATAATGGACATAAAGGAGGATTCCAACATCCCTATCATTTTAGGAAGTCCCTTTTTGGCCACTGCTGGAGCTATCATAGATGTGAAGAAAGGAAAGATAACCTTTGAGTTTGGTGAAGAAAAAGTTGAATTTATTCTATCACATTTCTTAAAGGCACCAACTATAGAAGATTCATGTTGTTTCCTAGACGTCATCGACGAATGCATTAGAGAAATGGAGATGGAACAATCTAACTATACTGAAGTACTAAGGATTCCAACAACTCCTATATCCGAAGAAGAAAATTTGCATGAACCATACGTAGATAACAGTCTAAGGGAATGCTTAGCATTAACTCCTAATCTTTTGCCTTTCCTAAAGAAACCTAATGTAGAACTTAAAACATTACCCAAAGATTTAAGGAATGAATTACTAGACACAGAGCTTGAAAGACCAGTAATAATCAACACAAACTTAGGACAGATAGAAATCGAGAAATTACTACATGTCTTAAGAAAATACCCTACAACTCTAGGCTATAACATCTCAGATATTAAAGGAATAAGCCCATATGTATGTATGCATCACATTATGCTAGAAGAATGTTGCAAAACCGCTTGA